The following are encoded in a window of Roseivirga misakiensis genomic DNA:
- a CDS encoding GLPGLI family protein, with the protein MKTRFTLFFLLIISVGLFAQSESSGKITYEQITTYDFGDYKSDPLWEAWLADQPKQGKYRYLLSFAGNTAFYEKDPNDNLKTSEKLQSALKKANWGKGPKPEIQKVYYDFNEGLQVEQTEFMTRKFQVSSSIEPLAWKLSAKKKKILNYICFGADTEKDGIKYTAWFTSEIPISGGPAGYIGLPGLILAIEKNEEVFILATDIDLSYESKDLGAQLEDGKKMSKEAFDQIVAAKTEEFKENMKNKSKAGAKGFGGKGQE; encoded by the coding sequence ATGAAAACACGCTTTACATTATTCTTTTTATTGATCATTTCGGTAGGTCTTTTTGCTCAAAGTGAGTCAAGTGGAAAAATAACCTACGAGCAGATTACTACCTACGACTTTGGAGATTACAAAAGCGATCCACTGTGGGAAGCATGGCTAGCTGATCAACCAAAACAGGGTAAATATAGATACCTACTAAGCTTTGCCGGTAATACCGCTTTTTATGAAAAGGATCCCAACGACAATTTAAAAACGTCTGAGAAACTACAATCGGCTTTAAAAAAAGCTAACTGGGGAAAAGGCCCCAAACCTGAAATACAAAAAGTCTATTATGACTTTAATGAAGGCCTGCAAGTAGAACAAACAGAGTTCATGACCCGAAAATTTCAAGTAAGCTCAAGTATTGAGCCTTTGGCTTGGAAACTATCAGCCAAGAAGAAGAAAATACTTAATTATATATGCTTTGGGGCAGATACAGAAAAAGATGGTATTAAATACACGGCATGGTTTACTTCAGAAATACCAATTTCAGGAGGACCAGCTGGTTACATTGGTTTGCCTGGTTTAATACTAGCGATTGAAAAAAATGAGGAGGTTTTCATACTAGCTACTGATATCGATTTATCATATGAAAGTAAGGACCTAGGCGCCCAATTGGAAGATGGAAAAAAAATGAGCAAGGAAGCCTTTGACCAAATAGTAGCGGCAAAAACCGAAGAGTTCAAAGAGAATATGAAAAATAAGTCTAAAGCCGGCGCGAAAGGTTTTGGTGGCAAAGGTCAAGAATGA
- a CDS encoding GLPGLI family protein produces MIRTALKFLFLIIPLLIFDSVQGQTGGIVTYKKIVEYGLEPIGRPRWDNFIKDLPKTGTFAYTLSFNKEESLFKEDVAQREEAGPMLQRALNGLNSLNPPKEIVLAVYHNLTDQQRLRQVEFMTRDFVVYEATDLPAWKLTTEKKRVLNYICTGAQLETEDGIITAWFTVEIPIPFGPDNFHGLPGLILGIEKGNQMLVLASEVVLNDPISIKKPTKGEYMSQIDFAQTVADKVKEWKATGGRGSGRGRGGN; encoded by the coding sequence ATGATTAGAACTGCACTCAAATTTCTCTTTTTAATTATTCCACTCTTGATTTTTGATTCCGTGCAAGGACAGACGGGCGGAATTGTTACGTACAAAAAAATCGTCGAATATGGTCTAGAACCAATTGGTCGTCCGCGATGGGATAACTTTATTAAAGACCTTCCAAAAACCGGGACATTCGCTTATACCCTTTCATTTAACAAAGAAGAATCGCTTTTCAAGGAAGATGTTGCACAACGTGAGGAAGCTGGTCCTATGCTCCAACGCGCTTTGAACGGACTTAATTCTCTAAACCCACCCAAAGAAATCGTCCTGGCGGTCTACCATAACCTAACAGACCAACAAAGATTAAGGCAAGTAGAATTTATGACTCGTGACTTTGTCGTTTATGAAGCGACAGATTTACCAGCATGGAAATTGACTACGGAGAAAAAACGAGTCCTGAATTATATTTGTACAGGAGCTCAATTGGAAACTGAAGATGGTATAATCACCGCTTGGTTTACCGTAGAAATCCCAATACCCTTTGGCCCAGATAATTTTCACGGATTGCCCGGCCTAATCTTAGGTATTGAAAAAGGCAATCAAATGCTTGTGCTTGCATCAGAAGTGGTCCTAAACGATCCTATTTCTATTAAAAAGCCCACTAAGGGAGAATATATGTCACAAATAGATTTTGCTCAAACTGTTGCTGATAAAGTGAAAGAATGGAAAGCCACCGGTGGTAGAGGCTCAGGCAGAGGCCGTGGTGGTAATTGA